A genomic window from Flintibacter sp. KGMB00164 includes:
- a CDS encoding cation diffusion facilitator family transporter produces MIQYLIRRWLDGRDPKSPEVRQMCGTRAGGVGIVLNTLLCLGKLLAGVITGSIAIVGDALNNLSDAASSVITLIGFRLAGQEADEEHPFGHGRMEYLAGLVVSMAILLMGFELGKSSVEKLLHPEELDFSWLAVIILAVSVAVKVWMYFFNRTLSQKISSETMAATAADSLSDSAATSVVLLATLVGHFFHWKIDGFAGLLVALFILKTGWEAAKDTLDPLLGRPMDPELAADIDQLVLSHENILGIHDLVYHDYGPGRAMMSFHAEVPADADLLEMHDLIDHIERELKEKHHIETVIHMDPVVNDGRTTSLREQVAYLAQQLDPCLTIHDLRITAGPHHTNVLFDVMVPYGFRLTDHQVVSQLRKDVEALSPKYSAVIQVDHSYVERREK; encoded by the coding sequence TTGATTCAGTATTTGATTCGGCGTTGGTTGGACGGCCGGGACCCTAAGTCGCCTGAGGTGCGTCAGATGTGCGGCACCCGGGCCGGCGGAGTGGGTATCGTGCTCAATACGCTGTTGTGTCTGGGGAAGCTGCTGGCCGGTGTGATCACTGGCTCCATTGCAATCGTGGGTGACGCATTAAATAACCTGTCTGATGCTGCCTCGTCTGTGATTACCCTTATAGGGTTCCGTTTGGCCGGGCAGGAGGCGGATGAGGAGCATCCCTTTGGTCATGGCCGCATGGAATATCTGGCCGGCTTGGTGGTGTCTATGGCGATTCTACTTATGGGATTTGAGCTGGGAAAATCCTCGGTGGAGAAGCTGCTCCATCCGGAAGAACTGGACTTCTCCTGGCTGGCTGTGATCATTCTGGCCGTGTCTGTGGCAGTCAAGGTATGGATGTACTTCTTTAACCGTACGCTGTCTCAGAAGATCAGCTCAGAGACGATGGCGGCCACCGCAGCCGACTCTCTCTCCGATTCAGCGGCCACCAGTGTGGTTTTGCTGGCTACACTAGTCGGACATTTCTTCCATTGGAAGATCGACGGCTTTGCCGGGTTGCTTGTGGCCCTGTTCATTTTGAAAACCGGCTGGGAGGCTGCAAAAGATACTCTGGATCCGCTTCTGGGCCGGCCGATGGACCCGGAACTGGCGGCAGATATCGACCAGCTGGTCCTCTCCCACGAAAATATCCTGGGCATTCACGACTTGGTCTATCATGACTATGGACCCGGACGGGCTATGATGTCTTTTCATGCCGAGGTTCCTGCCGATGCCGATCTGCTGGAGATGCACGATCTCATCGACCACATCGAGCGGGAGTTGAAGGAGAAACACCACATTGAGACCGTCATCCATATGGACCCGGTGGTCAACGACGGGCGCACCACTTCTTTGCGGGAACAGGTAGCCTATCTGGCTCAGCAGCTGGACCCCTGTCTCACCATTCATGACCTGCGTATTACTGCAGGTCCCCACCATACCAATGTGCTGTTTGACGTGATGGTACCCTATGGTTTCCGCCTTACCGATCATCAGGTGGTCTCGCAGCTGCGGAAGGACGTGGAGGCGCTGTCTCCCAAGTATTCTGCCGTTATTCAGGTGGATCATTCCTATGTAGAGCGCCGGGAAAAGTAA
- a CDS encoding response regulator transcription factor: MAQKVLIVEDDSNIAELLHLYLEKEGFETKVAKDGGKGVEYFRSFQPALVLLDIMLPVMDGWTVLKKIREESATPVIMLTAKGETEDKVTGLESGADDYIVKPFEMKEVLARIHAVMRRTGQEEEQENKKLSFDKLVINLDSYELLVDGKRVDTPPKELELLYHLASAPNRVFTRNQLLDEVWGFDYFGDSRTVDVHIKRLREKLEGVSNQWRLKTVWGVGYKFEVAPAGANS, encoded by the coding sequence ATGGCGCAGAAGGTTTTGATCGTAGAGGATGACAGCAACATTGCTGAGCTGCTCCATCTGTATCTGGAAAAGGAAGGTTTTGAGACCAAGGTAGCCAAAGACGGAGGCAAGGGCGTGGAGTATTTCCGTTCCTTCCAGCCTGCTTTGGTTCTGCTTGATATTATGCTGCCGGTGATGGATGGCTGGACCGTATTGAAGAAGATCCGGGAGGAGAGTGCCACACCAGTCATTATGCTTACAGCCAAAGGTGAGACAGAGGATAAGGTCACCGGGCTGGAGAGCGGGGCAGACGACTATATTGTAAAGCCCTTTGAGATGAAAGAGGTTCTGGCCCGCATCCATGCGGTGATGCGCCGCACCGGCCAGGAGGAGGAACAGGAGAACAAGAAGCTCAGCTTTGATAAGCTGGTGATCAACCTGGATTCCTACGAACTGCTGGTGGATGGCAAGCGGGTAGATACGCCGCCGAAGGAGTTGGAGCTTTTGTACCACCTGGCCTCTGCCCCCAACCGGGTATTTACCCGCAACCAGCTGCTGGATGAGGTGTGGGGCTTTGACTACTTTGGCGACAGCCGTACGGTAGATGTGCACATCAAGCGTCTGAGAGAGAAGCTGGAGGGCGTGAGCAATCAGTGGCGTCTGAAAACTGTATGGGGCGTGGGCTACAAATTTGAAGTTGCTCCCGCCGGTGCAAACAGCTGA